Proteins from one Osmerus mordax isolate fOsmMor3 chromosome 21, fOsmMor3.pri, whole genome shotgun sequence genomic window:
- the p4hb gene encoding protein disulfide-isomerase has translation MLKFFLLCTLAVASRAEITEEEDVLVLKKTNFEDALKAHPNILVEFYAPWCGHCKALAPEFAKAAGMLKKDGSEIRLGKVDATEEADLAQEFGVRGYPTIKFFKGGEKESPKEYSAGRQADDIVNWLKKRTGPAATTLTEVTQAESMIADNEVAVIGFFKDVESEGAKAFLKSGEAVDDVPFGITSDDAVYAKYEVSKDGVVLFKKFDEGRNTFDGELTKENLLAFIKSNQLPLVIEFTEQTAPKIFGGEIKSHILLFVPKAAADFQEKMDQFKKAAEGFKGKILFIFIDSKIDDNQRILEFFGLKKEECPAIRLITLEDEMTKYKPENEAITAENIIAFCTLFTDGKLKPHLMSQDVPEDWDKNPVKVLVGKLFEEVVFNPTKNVFVEFYAPWCGHCKQLTPIWEKLGEQFKDSEDIIVAKMDSTANEVDTVKVHSFPTLKFFPAGDDRKVIDYNGERTLEGFTKFLESGGLDGGAPEGAEVDEEVDDLEDVDDQDGDSEDSDGEEKHDEL, from the exons ATGCCCCATGGTGTGGTCACTGCAAGGCTCTGGCCCCAGAGTTTGCCAAAGCTGCGGGCATGCTGAAGAAAGATGGCTCCGAGATACGCCTGGGGAAGGTAGACGCCACCGAGGAGGCCGACCTGGCCCAGGAGTTCGGCGTCCGAGGCTACCCCACCATCAAGTTCttcaagggaggagagaaggagtcaCCCAAAGAATACTCTG CTGGCAGACAGGCCGATGACATCGTCAACTGGCTGAAGAAGCGCACGGGACCTGCCGCCACCACCCTCACCGAGGTCACCCAGGCCGAGTCCATGATCGCCGACAACGAGGTTGCCGTCATCGGCTTCTTCAAG GACGTCGAGTCTGAGGGCGCCAAGGCCTTCCTGAAGTCCGGTGAGGCTGTCGACGACGTGCCGTTCGGCATCACCTCAGACGACGCCGTGTACGCCAAGTACGAGGTGTCCAAGGACGGTGTTGTCCTCTTCAAGAAG TTTGACGAGGGCCGCAACACCTTCGACGGGGAGCTCACCAAGGAGAACCTGCTGGCCTTCATCAAGTCCAACCAGCTGCCTCTGGTCATTGAATTCACCGAGCAG ACTGCCCCCAAGATCTTCGGAGGAGAAATCAAGTCCCACATTCTCCTGTTCGTGCCCAAGGCAGCCGCTGACTTCCAGGAAAAGATGGACCAGTTTAAGAAGGCAGCCGAGGGCTTCAAGGGCAAG atcctcttcatcttcatcgACAGCAAGATCGATGACAACCAGCGCATCCTGGAGTTCTTCGGCCTGAAGAAGGAGGAGTGCCCCGCCATCCGCCTCATCACCCTGGAGGACGAGATGACCAAGTACAAGCCCGAGAACGAGGCCATCACCGCCGAGAACATCATCGCCTTCTGCACGCTCTTCACAGATGGCAAACTCAAG CCCCACCTCATGAGCCAGGATGTCCCCGAGGACTGGGACAAGAACCCCGTCAAGGTCCTGGTGGGCAAGCTCTTCGAGGAAGTCGTCTTCAACCCCACCAAGAACGTCTTCGTCGAGTTTT ACGCCCCCTGGTGCGGCCACTGCAAACAGCTCACCCCCATCTGGGAGAAGCTGGGGGAGCAGTTCAAGGACAGTGAAGACATCATCGTGGCCAAGATGGACTCCACCGCCAACGAGGTGGACACCGTCAAAGTGCACAGCTTCCCCACGCTCAAGTTCTTCCCCGCGGGCGACGACCGCAAG GTGATCGACTACAACGGCGAGAGGACGCTGGAGGGCTTCACCAAGTTCCTGGAGAGCGGCGGTCTGGACGGCGGGGCGCCCGAGGGAGCGGAGGTGGACGAGGAGGTCGAC gattTGGAAGACGTGGACGATCAGGACGGCGACAGCGAGGACTCGGACGGCGAGGAGAAGCACGACGAGTTATAA
- the ppp1r27b gene encoding protein phosphatase 1 regulatory subunit 27b, protein MKYYQYPVSQTMGIRALSPDKCGSLSCKGSASLKPIRSVHFPNDIVFQDYVRQGELERIGRFIRARRVSLDTIYHSGMAAIHEAVLSGNLECVKLLVKYGADVHQRDEEGWTPLHMACSDGFPDIAEYLLSLGADHEIENECGEKPSDLIDPENKELLQLFGVGGDD, encoded by the exons ATGAAGTATTACCAGTACCCAGTCTCTCAGACCATGGGAATAAGGGCTCTGTCTCCTGACAAATGTGGGTCCCTCTCCTGCAAAGGTTCTGCCTCTCTCAAACCCATCCGCAGCGTGCACTTTCCCAACGACATCGTCTTCCAGGACTACGTGCGCCAGGGCGAGCTTGAGAGGATCGGACGATTCATCCGAGCCAGGAGGGTCAGCCTTGACACCATCTACCACTCTG GCATGGCAGCCATCCACGAGGCGGTGTTGTCCGGGAACCTGGAGTGTGTGAAGCTGCTGGTGAAGTACGGAGCAGACGTCCACCAGAGGGACGAGGAGGGCTGGACGCCGCTCCACATGGCCTGCAGCGACGGCTTCCCAGACATTGCAGA gtacCTGCTCTCACTGGGCGCCGACCACGAGATCGAGAACGAGTGTGGGGAGAAGCCGTCTGACCTCATCGACCCCGAAAACAAGGAGCTTCTGCAGCTTTTCGGAGTCGGGGGAGACGACTaa
- the anapc11 gene encoding anaphase-promoting complex subunit 11 has protein sequence MKVKIKQWNGVASWLWVANDENCGICRMSFNGCCPDCKVPGDDCPLVWGQCSHCFHMHCILKWLNSQQVQQQCPMCRQEWKFKE, from the exons ATGAAGGTAAAAATCAAGCAGTGGAACGGCGTGGCGTCCTGGCTTTGGGTGGCCAATGATGAGAACTGTGGGATCTGCCGAATGTCTTTCAACGGCTGCTGTCCGGACT GTAAGGTTCCCGGAGATGACTGTCCCCTGGTGTGGGGCCAGTGTTCGCACTGCTTCCACATGCACTGCATCCTCAAATGGCTCAACTCCCAGCAGGTTCAACAGCAGTGCCCCATGTGCCGACAGGAGTGGAAGTTTAAGGAGTAA
- the LOC136964909 gene encoding rho GDP-dissociation inhibitor 1-like: protein MAEDDLTPEQLAAIAAENEVGESVNYKPPAQKTLQEIQELDKDDESLRKYKEALLGEGHAVADPGAPNVQVTRLTLVCDTAPAPLTLDLQGDLEAFKKQSFILKEGVEYRIKISFKVNKEIVSGLKYVQQTFRKGVKIDKSDYMVGSYGPRPDEYDFLTPLEEAPKGMLARGTYNMKSKFTDDDKHDHLSWEWNLNIKKDWKD from the exons aTGGCTGAGGACGACCTGACCCCAGAGCAGCTGGCGGCCATCGCTGCGGAGAACGAGGTGGGGGAGTCGGTCAACTACAAGCCGCCGGCCCAGAAGACCCTGCAGGAGATCCAGGAGCTGGACAAGGACGACGAGAGCCTCCGCAAGTACAAGGAGGCTCTGCTCGGAGAGGGGCATGCCGTGGCcg ACCCCGGTGCCCCCAACGTCCAGGTGACCCGGCTGACCCTGGTCTGTGACACCGCCCCAGCACCACTCACTCTGGACCTGCAAG GGGATCTAGAGGCCTTTAAGAAGCAGTCCTTTATCCTGAAGGAAGGGGTGGAGTACAGAATAAAGATCAGCTTCAAG GTGAACAAGGAGATCGTCTCGGGCCTCAAGTATGTCCAGCAGACCTTTAGGAAAGGAGTGAAAA tCGACAAGTCCGACTACATGGTGGGCAGCTACGGGCCGCGGCCCGACGAGTACGACTTCCTGACCCCGCTGGAGGAGGCCCCCAAGGGCATGCTGGCCCGCGGCACCTACAACATGAAGTCCAAGTTCACCGACGACGACAAGCACGACCACCTCTCCTGGGAGTGGAACCTCAACATCAAGAAGGACTGGAAGGActaa